The genomic window GAAGATATGTGTCAATATCACCTGTTTGCGAAAAAATCTTCCAGGTAAAATCCAACATCGAAAACCCCACCTTTCGAGCAATTTTTCTCTCCCAAATCCTCTACAATTATCATAGCCTGTCAACCAAAAATCATGAGACGAAAAAATTGTTAATTCAAATCATGCATAAACGGAGAATTTCCTTAATAATTTAGTTAGGGTTGATAAAAAAGTGGAAAAGGTTAGTACTCATCTTCACGAAAACCATAATCGCGAAGCTGTGAAATCTTATTGCGCCAATCTTTTTGAACCTTTACCCACAGTTCGAGAAATACTTTTGAGCCAAGCAGGTTTTCAATGTCCACCCTGGCTCTTTGGCCGATTTCTTTCAGCATTTTTCCTTGTTTGCCGATAATGATTCCTTTTTGGGAATCCCGTTCAACGATCACTGTTGCCATTACATGGATCACATCGCTGCCTTCACGTCGTTCCATTTTGTCAATAACAACTGCAAGTGAATGAGGCACTTCTTCTCGGGTTAAATGAAGGGCTTTTTCTCGAATCAATTCAGAAACAATAAATCTTTCCGGATGGTCGGTTACCTGATCAGCCGGATAATACCGAGGCCCTTCAGGCAAATATTTTTTAATCTGTTGTAAAAGCGCTTCCACGTTATTCCCTTGAAGTGCTGATATCGGAATGATTTCGCTGAATGTATACTTTTCTTTGTAAGATTCAATTAAAGGCAGCAGCTCATCAGGATGGATCTTGTCAATTTTATTGATAACAAGGAAAACGGGCGTTTTTATTTGTTGAAATTTCTCGATGATGAATTCTTCACCCCGTCCGAAACCTTCTTCAGCATTAACCATAAATAAGACGAGATCGACTTCTTTTAAAGCATTAATTGCAACCTTCATCATAAAATCGCCTAATTTATGCTTCGGTTTATGGATGCCTGGTGTATCTATAAATATGAGCTGTGAATCATGTAATGTGAGCACGCCTTGTATTTTGTTTCTTGTTGTTTGCGGTTTATCGCTCATAATGGCAATTTTTTGGCCGATTACACGGTTAAGAAAAGTTGATTTTCCAA from Bacillus methanolicus includes these protein-coding regions:
- the era gene encoding GTPase Era, which codes for MNNREERTEFKSGFISIIGRPNVGKSTFLNRVIGQKIAIMSDKPQTTRNKIQGVLTLHDSQLIFIDTPGIHKPKHKLGDFMMKVAINALKEVDLVLFMVNAEEGFGRGEEFIIEKFQQIKTPVFLVINKIDKIHPDELLPLIESYKEKYTFSEIIPISALQGNNVEALLQQIKKYLPEGPRYYPADQVTDHPERFIVSELIREKALHLTREEVPHSLAVVIDKMERREGSDVIHVMATVIVERDSQKGIIIGKQGKMLKEIGQRARVDIENLLGSKVFLELWVKVQKDWRNKISQLRDYGFREDEY